Proteins co-encoded in one Syntrophales bacterium genomic window:
- a CDS encoding histone deacetylase: MKKSRKTALIFFPAYDWAITPTHPEREERLLYTQDQVYEEGLLDFDNIIEFKPTMATLEDVHRVHIIVPETNRVITESHLISAGGAITAADKVLKKEVDNAFALVRPPGHHAMRVVHGARGFCNINIEAIMIEYIRKKYGPKKIAIVDTDCHHGDGTQDIYWHDPNTLFISLHQDGRTLYPGSGFVDEFGGPNALGTTINIPLPPRTSDEGFLYVIEKLVLPIINEFKPDLVINSAGQDNHYSDPITNMCFSAHGYAMLNEMLSPDIAVLEGGYSIEKALPYVNVGIILAMAGLDYSEVYEPDFDPQVYRQSEKISDYIKTLVDVIIERWQKREKIKEDIRPKSGFVRRQRRIFYDTDGIMEFQEETVRICDDCGGLLLIDSSTDTGRHIFAIVVPGMGCKVCRHLGEKLFESMEKNTYEKIYLQDRDRDLYLVR, encoded by the coding sequence ATGAAAAAATCCAGAAAAACAGCTTTAATCTTCTTCCCTGCTTATGACTGGGCCATTACCCCCACTCATCCCGAGAGGGAAGAGAGGCTCCTCTACACGCAGGACCAGGTTTATGAAGAAGGGTTACTCGATTTTGACAACATAATAGAGTTCAAACCAACAATGGCAACCCTGGAGGACGTACATAGAGTGCACATAATCGTCCCTGAAACAAACAGGGTTATTACTGAGTCTCATCTGATTTCAGCCGGTGGGGCTATCACAGCGGCAGATAAAGTTCTCAAAAAAGAAGTGGACAACGCATTTGCCCTCGTGCGCCCACCGGGTCACCATGCTATGCGGGTAGTTCACGGTGCCCGGGGTTTTTGCAACATTAACATCGAAGCTATAATGATAGAATACATCAGAAAAAAGTATGGTCCAAAGAAAATCGCTATTGTCGACACAGATTGTCATCACGGAGATGGAACTCAGGACATTTACTGGCACGATCCCAATACACTATTTATTTCACTCCACCAGGATGGTCGCACCTTGTATCCAGGATCAGGGTTTGTGGACGAATTCGGAGGACCGAATGCCCTGGGCACAACAATCAACATCCCTCTGCCGCCCCGCACATCCGACGAAGGATTTCTCTATGTCATCGAAAAACTTGTTTTACCCATAATTAACGAATTCAAACCTGATCTCGTAATTAATTCCGCAGGTCAGGATAATCATTACTCTGATCCTATTACAAACATGTGTTTTAGTGCCCACGGCTACGCGATGCTTAACGAGATGCTATCACCTGACATAGCAGTCCTTGAGGGTGGATATTCAATTGAAAAGGCCCTTCCATACGTAAATGTGGGAATAATACTAGCAATGGCAGGTCTCGACTATAGTGAAGTTTACGAACCAGATTTTGACCCACAAGTGTATCGACAATCAGAAAAAATAAGCGATTACATTAAAACACTAGTAGATGTTATAATAGAGCGTTGGCAAAAAAGAGAAAAAATAAAAGAGGATATACGACCAAAATCAGGTTTCGTTCGGAGACAGAGACGAATATTTTACGATACAGATGGCATTATGGAATTTCAGGAAGAAACTGTTCGGATATGTGACGATTGCGGAGGCTTGCTACTCATCGATTCTTCAACAGATACAGGAAGGCATATTTTTGCTATAGTGGTACCAGGTATGGGTTGCAAAGTCTGTCGCCACTTGGGGGAAAAATTATTCGAAAGCATGGAAAAGAATACATACGAGAAGATCTACTTGCAGGACCGCGACCGGGATTTGTACCTGGTAAGATAA
- a CDS encoding hydantoinase/oxoprolinase family protein, with the protein MIIGIDVGGTHTDAVIVHNGNVLSKVKVPTDSDSLITSLLSATEKILADVETTSLKRIVFSTTLCTNAIIQNKTEHVGIIAIPGPGVAPFQLPMQEHTEFVPGYVNHRGEEMVPLSEQKVKEAALKFKEQGIELLGVVGKFSTRNPSQELRVHDLLKGEFHHISLGHNLSGQLNFPRRICTTYLNSAIFRIHNNLVKEVLSLIRKKGINVPTYILKADGGTIDIHKSTNYPVQTILSGPAASIMGILGLNRIHTDAISIDIGGTTTDISFFANGVPLLEPFGVTINGYKTLIRGLRTHSIGLGGDSVIRIENNTLQIGPERKGPAAALGGYHPTPTDAMVVLGYTSIGNIEKSVQALQPLALKLKKDIHALARDIVETFCNKIASEIKAFLEEINEQPVYTVHEIVRPKKIKPEVAYLVGGPASCLAPHLSKTVGLKVQIPKNAEVANAIGAALARTTAEMILVADTEKEQMIISETDEKIQIPRNFTKEEVIQFGKKRLREKALSLGSTDDDVEMEIVEDLEFNMVRNMYLTGKNIRVKLQIKPGILSHLH; encoded by the coding sequence ATGATCATAGGTATAGACGTTGGAGGAACTCACACAGATGCGGTAATTGTCCATAATGGTAATGTCCTTTCCAAAGTCAAAGTACCTACAGATAGCGATTCCCTAATAACTTCCCTACTTTCAGCCACAGAGAAAATATTGGCCGATGTTGAAACTACATCTCTGAAAAGGATTGTTTTTAGTACAACACTTTGCACAAACGCCATCATTCAAAACAAAACAGAACATGTTGGAATAATCGCCATACCAGGACCGGGTGTTGCCCCTTTTCAACTTCCCATGCAGGAACACACAGAATTTGTCCCCGGATATGTTAATCATCGCGGCGAAGAAATGGTACCCTTAAGCGAACAGAAAGTGAAAGAGGCGGCGTTAAAATTTAAAGAGCAGGGAATCGAACTTTTGGGTGTGGTGGGAAAGTTTTCTACCCGCAATCCTTCTCAGGAACTAAGGGTACACGACCTGCTTAAAGGCGAATTTCACCACATTTCTCTAGGGCACAATCTATCAGGTCAGCTTAATTTTCCTCGTCGTATTTGCACAACATATCTAAACAGTGCGATTTTTCGAATCCATAATAATCTAGTCAAAGAAGTCCTCTCTCTAATAAGAAAAAAAGGTATTAATGTACCAACCTATATCCTTAAAGCGGACGGGGGTACTATCGACATTCATAAAAGTACTAACTACCCCGTTCAAACCATCCTATCCGGACCTGCAGCTAGTATCATGGGTATTTTGGGTTTAAACCGCATTCATACTGATGCCATCTCCATCGACATTGGGGGAACAACTACCGATATATCTTTCTTTGCCAATGGAGTACCCCTTCTCGAACCGTTTGGGGTAACTATCAACGGATACAAGACATTAATTAGAGGGCTCAGAACCCACTCTATAGGCTTGGGTGGTGATAGTGTAATACGGATTGAAAACAATACCTTACAAATTGGACCAGAAAGAAAAGGCCCAGCGGCCGCCCTAGGAGGTTACCATCCAACACCAACAGATGCAATGGTTGTATTAGGTTACACCTCCATCGGTAATATTGAAAAATCTGTCCAAGCTTTACAACCACTTGCACTTAAGCTAAAAAAAGATATCCATGCCTTAGCGAGAGATATTGTTGAAACTTTTTGCAACAAAATCGCTTCGGAAATTAAAGCATTTCTGGAAGAAATAAATGAACAACCAGTTTACACTGTTCATGAGATTGTAAGGCCGAAGAAAATTAAACCGGAGGTTGCCTATCTTGTTGGTGGACCAGCGAGTTGTTTAGCACCGCATCTATCAAAAACTGTCGGGCTAAAAGTTCAAATCCCAAAAAACGCGGAAGTAGCCAACGCAATCGGTGCTGCTCTAGCGAGAACAACAGCGGAGATGATCCTCGTTGCGGACACTGAAAAAGAACAGATGATCATCAGTGAAACGGATGAAAAGATCCAGATACCCCGAAATTTCACGAAGGAAGAAGTCATCCAGTTCGGCAAAAAGAGGTTAAGGGAAAAGGCCCTATCCCTCGGTTCCACAGACGATGACGTGGAAATGGAAATTGTAGAAGATCTCGAATTCAACATGGTCCGAAACATGTACCTCACAGGCAAGAACATCAGGGTTAAACTGCAGATAAAACCAGGCATATTATCCCACCTACACTAA
- a CDS encoding carboxymuconolactone decarboxylase family protein → MSDDLVKRTQETAKILFGKGIKMDPPYLLWREFDKNLANEFSKFITGNLYSRTVLTLQERQMVACAMLAAIRAREELKLHVNAALNVGCDPRKLAEIFFQVATYAGMPAVNEALEVYREVLKERGEWPIK, encoded by the coding sequence ATGAGTGATGATCTTGTAAAAAGAACCCAGGAAACGGCCAAAATTCTTTTTGGCAAAGGAATCAAAATGGACCCCCCCTACCTTCTATGGCGCGAGTTCGACAAAAATCTTGCCAACGAATTTTCCAAATTCATCACTGGCAACCTCTACTCAAGAACCGTTCTCACACTTCAGGAACGGCAAATGGTGGCATGTGCTATGCTGGCAGCCATAAGAGCAAGAGAAGAACTAAAGCTCCACGTAAATGCCGCCTTAAATGTTGGCTGTGACCCCCGAAAACTCGCTGAAATTTTCTTTCAGGTCGCCACATACGCTGGCATGCCTGCTGTTAACGAGGCACTTGAGGTCTACAGAGAAGTGCTAAAAGAAAGGGGCGAATGGCCTATAAAATAG